The proteins below are encoded in one region of Mya arenaria isolate MELC-2E11 chromosome 15, ASM2691426v1:
- the LOC128220657 gene encoding centrosomal protein of 19 kDa-like: MVRMAEIEIKKCGVKFDPPAIVVIYGDKGASKTRRRTMPLHDFDKKSNIDKAVENLHSNPKHGKYVSQISKAQLTRLVTIIRDKLNGMSLEASLARNDDLDKIDPEQNLNAVDEETLQRKKVVMDQTFVKHQLKPGDPGFEYDVQVEFDEEQVIESGWDSGDGSDFEF; the protein is encoded by the coding sequence ATGGTCAGAATGGCTGAGATTGAGATAAAGAAATGTGGTGTCAAGTTTGATCCTCCAGCAATAGTTGTCATTTATGGTGACAAGGGGGCGTCTAAAACTAGAAGAAGGACAATGCCTCTTCATGACTTCGATAAAAAATCTAATATTGATAAGGCAGTTGAAAATTTACATTCAAATCCAAAGCATGGCaagtatgtgtcacaaatctCCAAAGCTCAACTGACAAGACTTGTTACAATAATCAGAGACAAGCTGAACGGCATGAGCTTGGAAGCAAGTCTAGCGCGCAACGATGATTTGGATAAAATCGATCCCGAACAGAATCTGAATGCTGTGGATGAGGAAACTTTACAACGCAAAAAGGTTGTGATGGATCAAACATTTGTGAAACATCAATTGAAACCTGGAGACCCTGGATTCGAGTATGATGTTCAGGTGGAGTTTGATGAAGAACAGGTTATAGAATCTGGCTGGGACTCAGGCGACGGCTCAGATTTTGAATTCTAG